The following are encoded together in the Erpetoichthys calabaricus chromosome 16, fErpCal1.3, whole genome shotgun sequence genome:
- the znf410 gene encoding zinc finger protein 410 isoform X2, which translates to MKGELVNDSASSLAPIKFESMLSDELDSKPELLVEFVQNASIPLGQGLEDPVPKQTCLPLLSPPENTLCTQLQLAETSLSHHETSALSEYESERESLMVPLHPPRPVTVSPTPSSPPILQDLQHSDSTSFILLNLAKGLAASAEPLVFVQDETEDDISPSENTEGPTPWYLRVQELAHDSLIAATRAQLAKDAKAGNTGDLLHPYPTEGPKKEGTLSTERSPNEKSLKCTFEGCRRTFAWPAHLKYHLKTHKNDRTFTCRAEGCGKSFYVLQRLQVHMRTHNGEKPFICNEKDCGKKFTTAGNLKNHKRTHTGEKPFLCDAEGCGRSFAEYSSLRKHMLVHSGEKPHQCSICGKTFSQSGSRNVHMRKHHSATVQANSMQDEAGDLLTHSSLLEEHGLGDSNSLPLTTRTLEMDTINLHHTMLQTQEDSSGTDSIPSASVVVLSQPHDLVAMATGHSYEEEVVALLQ; encoded by the exons ATGAAAGGAGAATTGGTGAATGATAGTGCTAGCAGCTTGGCTCCTATTAAG TTTGAATCCATGCTCTCAGATGAATTGGACTCCAAGCCTGAG ctgctggTTGAATTTGTACAAAACGCTTCAATACCTTTGGGGCAGGGCTTGGAAGACCCCGTGCCTAAACAGACATGCCTTCCACTGTTATCTCCACCTGAAAACACCCTGTGTACCCAGCTGCAGCTAGCAG agACCAGCCTGAGCCACCATGAGACATCGGCCTTGTCTGAATATGAGAGCGAGAGGGAATCCTTGATGGTGCCTTTGCATCCTCCTAGGCCAGTCACTGTCTCTCCCACTCCAAGCTCACCTCCAATTCTTCAAGACCTGCAGCATTCAGATAGTACCTCCTTTATACTATTGAATCTGGCCAAAG GTTTGGCTGCATCTGCTGAGCCATTGGTGTTTGTGCAGGATGAAACAGAGGATGACATTTCTCCCAGTGAAAATACAGAGGGACCAACACCGTGGTACTTGCGAGTACAGGAGCTTGCACATGACAGTTTGATAGCAGCTACAAGGGCACAACTGGCAAAAGATGCAAAAGCAGGCaacactg GTGATCTCTTGCACCCATATCCAACTGAAGGGCCAAAAAAAGAGGGGACTCTGTCAACTGAGCGCTCACCAAATGAGAAGAGTCTTAAGTGTACATTTGAGGGCTGCCGGAGAACTTTTGCGTGGCCAGCTCATCTGAAGTATCATTTAAAAACGCATAA AAATGATCGGACATTTACTTGCCGTGCAGAGGGCTGTGGAAAGAGTTTCTATGTATTGCAGAGACTGCAAGTTCACATGAGGACACACAATGGGGAGAAACCCTTTATTTGTAATGAGAAAGACTGTGGGAAAAAGTTCACAACTGCTGGAAACTTGAAGAATCACAAGAGGACACACACTG GAGAAAAGCCCTTCTTGTGTGATGCAGAAGGTTGTGGACGCTCCTTTGCAGAATATTCCAGCTTACGGAAACATATGTTGGTACATTCAg gtgaGAAGCCACATCAATGTAGCATTTGTGGAAAGACCTTCTCTCAAAGTGGAAGCAGAAATGTACACATGAGGAAGCACCACAGTGCCACTGTTCAGGCAAACAGCATGCAAGATGAGGCTG gGGATCTCTTGACACATAGCAGTCTACTAGAAGAACATGGGCTAGGTGACAGTAACTCTCTTCCCCTGACAACACGTACATTAGAAATGGACACCATAAATCTGCATCACACTATGCTGCAAACACAGGAAG ACTCCTCTGGGACAGACAGCATTCCTTCTGCCTCTGTGGTTGTCCTTTCTCAGCCACATGATCTTGTGGCAATGGCCACAGGAcacagctatgaagaggaggTGGTGGCATTACTGCAgtga
- the znf410 gene encoding zinc finger protein 410 isoform X1, with translation MKGELVNDSASSLAPIKFESMLSDELDSKPEVYAWPSKLLVEFVQNASIPLGQGLEDPVPKQTCLPLLSPPENTLCTQLQLAETSLSHHETSALSEYESERESLMVPLHPPRPVTVSPTPSSPPILQDLQHSDSTSFILLNLAKGLAASAEPLVFVQDETEDDISPSENTEGPTPWYLRVQELAHDSLIAATRAQLAKDAKAGNTGDLLHPYPTEGPKKEGTLSTERSPNEKSLKCTFEGCRRTFAWPAHLKYHLKTHKNDRTFTCRAEGCGKSFYVLQRLQVHMRTHNGEKPFICNEKDCGKKFTTAGNLKNHKRTHTGEKPFLCDAEGCGRSFAEYSSLRKHMLVHSGEKPHQCSICGKTFSQSGSRNVHMRKHHSATVQANSMQDEAGDLLTHSSLLEEHGLGDSNSLPLTTRTLEMDTINLHHTMLQTQEDSSGTDSIPSASVVVLSQPHDLVAMATGHSYEEEVVALLQ, from the exons ATGAAAGGAGAATTGGTGAATGATAGTGCTAGCAGCTTGGCTCCTATTAAG TTTGAATCCATGCTCTCAGATGAATTGGACTCCAAGCCTGAGGTATATGCTTGGCCTAGCAAG ctgctggTTGAATTTGTACAAAACGCTTCAATACCTTTGGGGCAGGGCTTGGAAGACCCCGTGCCTAAACAGACATGCCTTCCACTGTTATCTCCACCTGAAAACACCCTGTGTACCCAGCTGCAGCTAGCAG agACCAGCCTGAGCCACCATGAGACATCGGCCTTGTCTGAATATGAGAGCGAGAGGGAATCCTTGATGGTGCCTTTGCATCCTCCTAGGCCAGTCACTGTCTCTCCCACTCCAAGCTCACCTCCAATTCTTCAAGACCTGCAGCATTCAGATAGTACCTCCTTTATACTATTGAATCTGGCCAAAG GTTTGGCTGCATCTGCTGAGCCATTGGTGTTTGTGCAGGATGAAACAGAGGATGACATTTCTCCCAGTGAAAATACAGAGGGACCAACACCGTGGTACTTGCGAGTACAGGAGCTTGCACATGACAGTTTGATAGCAGCTACAAGGGCACAACTGGCAAAAGATGCAAAAGCAGGCaacactg GTGATCTCTTGCACCCATATCCAACTGAAGGGCCAAAAAAAGAGGGGACTCTGTCAACTGAGCGCTCACCAAATGAGAAGAGTCTTAAGTGTACATTTGAGGGCTGCCGGAGAACTTTTGCGTGGCCAGCTCATCTGAAGTATCATTTAAAAACGCATAA AAATGATCGGACATTTACTTGCCGTGCAGAGGGCTGTGGAAAGAGTTTCTATGTATTGCAGAGACTGCAAGTTCACATGAGGACACACAATGGGGAGAAACCCTTTATTTGTAATGAGAAAGACTGTGGGAAAAAGTTCACAACTGCTGGAAACTTGAAGAATCACAAGAGGACACACACTG GAGAAAAGCCCTTCTTGTGTGATGCAGAAGGTTGTGGACGCTCCTTTGCAGAATATTCCAGCTTACGGAAACATATGTTGGTACATTCAg gtgaGAAGCCACATCAATGTAGCATTTGTGGAAAGACCTTCTCTCAAAGTGGAAGCAGAAATGTACACATGAGGAAGCACCACAGTGCCACTGTTCAGGCAAACAGCATGCAAGATGAGGCTG gGGATCTCTTGACACATAGCAGTCTACTAGAAGAACATGGGCTAGGTGACAGTAACTCTCTTCCCCTGACAACACGTACATTAGAAATGGACACCATAAATCTGCATCACACTATGCTGCAAACACAGGAAG ACTCCTCTGGGACAGACAGCATTCCTTCTGCCTCTGTGGTTGTCCTTTCTCAGCCACATGATCTTGTGGCAATGGCCACAGGAcacagctatgaagaggaggTGGTGGCATTACTGCAgtga